The Tautonia plasticadhaerens nucleotide sequence CCGCCCCGGCGAGGGCAACGACGCAACATCCCCTGGCCTTCGCCTCGGCCTCGGCCGCGGCGACGACGGCGCAACAGGGCTTGGACTTCGCCTCGGCGGCGACGGCGCAGCACGCCTCGGCCTTGGCACCGGGGGCGACGGCCTCATCGGCCGGCGCGGTGGTCGCGGCGAGGGCCAGGGCGAATGCCCAGGAGCCCAGGATGACGAAAGACATCCGACGATTCATCGTATCGATCTCCGATCCGAATTGCCTGGACTGGTGCTCGGGAACGACGGGCCGGGCTCGGCCCGGACCATCCGAATGACGACCATGGACGGGGAGCGGGCCAGACCCGGCCGGGCCGGTCGATCGACCAGCCCGGCCGGGTCGGCGGTGCTCGTTCAATTCACGCAGGGCGATCCGCGCCCGGTCGTTCGGCGCGGACTCACCGCATCCCCGTCGGGATTGCCGGAGGGCGACCGCCCGGGCACGGCAAGGGGGGATCGGCTTCGCACCGGGACGGCGCGAACGACGGCCCCCGAGGGGCGCGGCCCGAGGCGGGAGGGATCGGGGGGCGCGTGCTAATTCCGCAGCCGGGCGGTCCTGAGGTAGAGCGGGACCTTCGCCGGGGCGGGGGGAACGAGGAGGGCGGCGAACCGAGGGCCACGGCCGCACGGCCCCCTCGGGGGCGTGGCCGGCGACGGGGCGATCTCGAGGTTTCGAGCGGCGACCGCCCGTCCGGGACGCTCGGCAACCGCCTGGCCGCCCGGGGCCACGCAGCAGCAAGACGGGGATCTCGCCCCGCACGGGTCACCGGCACCCGACGCCCCGGGCGAGGGCACCCCCGGCCGTGACGTGACGGCCTCGGGGGCGTGGCAACAGGATCGATCGGCCGGTCCCGGCCCCGGGAGTGGCACCTCCCGAAGGTCGTCCCCGGCGTGGCGGCCCGACGCCTCGACCGACGCGATCATGCAACGATCGCCGGCGGGCAGGACGCCGAGGATCAGCCCGAGCAGCACGCTCAGGTTGATCCTCGCCCGACGCCGATGTCGCTGACGCTGTGCCATGACCCGACCCCGGAGGGGCCCCGAGCCATCGGGGCCGACCTCGATACGATCCTAGATCGGCCCGAACTCGCCGTCAATCGGGATCGGCACGCCCGGCCCGCCGTCCGCACCGAATCCGCGGATGATACGACGACGCCCCGCCCTCGGTTCGCGCGGCCAGGCGGTCGGCCCGGGAACGGTCCAGCCCCGTCGGCGTCCGCCACCCCCCTCGCCGCAGGGCCGCCGAGCCCGGGGGCCGGGCGTCGAGGGTCGGCCCCGGCCCCGCCGACCCCCGAGGCCGCACCGGCCGACGGGCCGATCCGACCGGATCGCGGGCCCCCGGGGACGCCCGGGCGGATCAACCGGAGGGGACGGCCCCGGCCCGCTCGGCGGTCGTCTCGCCGCAGCCGAGGTAGCGACCGGAGAGGCGGTAGTCGACCGGGGCCAGGCCGACCTCGGCCATCAGGCGATGCAGGCCCGATCGGGTGAAGAAGTGCAGATGCTCGGCGACGCGCCACATCGGGTCCCTCGGGCCGAGGGCCCGGGCCCAGGCGCCGTCCCGGTTCGGGGTCGACACCCAGGCCAGCCCGCCGGGCTCCAGCAGCGAGGCCACGACCTCCAGCCCCCTCCTCGGGTCGGGGAGGTGCTCGATCACGTCGCCGAGCAGGACCACCTCGAACCGACGGCCCCCGAAGGGGAAGCCCAGCAGGTCGCCCCGGAGCAGTTCGACGCCGAAGCGGCGGATGCTCTCCTCGAAGGCGGGGTTCACCTCCAGCGCCGAGACCTCGAAGCCGAGCTCGGCCGCCGCCCCGGCCATCACGCCGCCCGCCGCCCCCACGTCGAGCAGCCGGCCGCCCGGCCGACGGGACCGGAGGCGGTGCACGACGGCCGACGCCTTCCGCAACGATTCGTAATTCCAGGTGACCAGGTGGGGCGGCGGCGGCGAGGCCAGCGCCTCGGCCAGCGCGGCGGGGGTCGGCCTCGGGTCGGCCATCCCGTGCCCGCAGCCGAGGCAGCGGGCCCAACGCCGGACGGGGTCGATCGCCGTCGGGGTGGAGTCGGCGGCCAGGCAATTGACGACCCGGATCGTCTCCCGGTCCGACGCGCCGCAGACCGGGCAGGCGGGGGCCGGCTCGGCCCGGTAGGCCCTGGCCGTCACGGCCAGGCGGTGCGGCGCCCCCTCGGGGGCGACCCGGGCGGCCAGGCCCGGGTCGGCCACCACGGCGAGCCGGTGCAGCCGGGTCGCCTCGTCGAAGTCGCCCCGGGCGTCGGCGATCGTCCCGAGCCGATAGGCCATCAGCCCTTCGAGATAACCCTCGTCGAGCAACTCCCGATAGATCGCCTCCGCCTCCTCGACCCTCCCGGCCGCCAGCTCCCGATCGGCCCGGGCCAGCGACTCGGCCGCTCCGGGGGGGTCGGGGATCGCCCGGAGGGACGCGGCGGGGGCGGTCCCCACCCCGGTCTCGGCCATTCCCCCTCCTGCCCCCCGCGCTCGGGGTGCGGGCGGGGGTGAGGGGGCCGGCGTGGCCTCCTTCGGCCCTGAGCCCACCCTCGCCCACCCCGCCCCCGGGCCCGCTCGCATCGGGGGCGGGGGTGGCGAGGGTGGGCCGTCGTCTCGTGCGCCCGGCCCGGCACCGTCCCCGAGCCGTCTCCGCAGGTCCTCGGCCGCATCGGCGCCCCCGGGGCACCGGGCGAGCTGGTCGGTCGCCTGGCGGGCGGCGTCATGGAACCCGTGGGCGAGGTACAGCTCGGCCAGCCCCCGCCAGGAGGGGCCGAAGTGGGGGGCCTCAGCCGAGGCGGCGCGCCAGTGGGTCTCGGCGTCGGCGTCCCGGCCCCGCTCACGGCAGATCTCGGCCAGGTTGTGGCGGGCCCGGTGGCCCCGGATCCCCGGGTTGTAGCCGGCCGTCAGGTAGGAGGGGGCCGGGCCGGAGATGAGCCGGTTGAGCAGCGTCTCGGCCCCGGACGGGTCGCCCCGCTCCCGGAGCAGCAGGGCTTCGAGGAAGGTCAATTCGTCGTCGTCCGGCAGCGCCGCCCTGCCCTCCCGGCAGATGGCCAGCGCCTCGTCGGGGCGGCCGAGCGCGTGGGCGTCCCGGGCCCAGAGCGAATAGAGCTTGCGCAGGTAGCTGATGGTGGGCGTCGACCGGGCCCGGGCCTCGGGCCAGATCGCCATCGCCTCGTCGAGCCGACCGAGGACGTGCAGCGTCCAGGCGAGGTTGAAGAGCGTGAAGCCGTCGCCCGGCCGCTCCGACCGCTCCCGCTCCAGCAGGCGGAGGTTCCGCTCGGCCTTGCGGCGGTGGGTGGCCGGGTCGCGGTAGCCCTCGTGCTCGAAGGCGATGTCGGTGGCGATGACCCTCGCCCCCAGCCGCTCCAGGCTCGGCAGGATCTGCTCGTGCACCCGACGCTCCCAGCGCACCTCCGGGCGCCGGGGGAACAGGTGGACGCGGTCGAAGACCACGCGCTCTCCCGGCGCCTCGGCCACCGAGTTGACCTGGCGCATCAGGTAGCCGGCCGGCTCGTCGCCGAGGCGGGCGATCAGCGACCGCAGGCGGTCCCGGTTCGGCTCGTCGAGCCGGTCGTCGGCGTCGAGCCAGAGGATCCAGTCGCCGGTGGCGTGGTCGATCGCCGCATTCCGGGCCTCGGCGAAGTGGTCGACCCAGGAGAACTCGACCACCCGGGCGCCGAACCCGGCCGCCACCTGCCGGGAGCGGTCGGCCGAGCCGGTGTCGACCACCACCACCTCGTCGACCAGGTCGGCCACCGAGCCCAGGCACCTCGGCAGGTCCCGCTCCTCGTCCCTCACGATCATCGTCAGCGAGACCCGCCGCCGCCCCGTCGCGTCGGCCATGCCCGGCCCTCCCTCCCCCGGTGACCCCCGCCCCATCCGTCCTCGCCCGCCCGACCGGACGATAGCAGGAGGGCCGGCGGCCGGCTACGGCGGGCTCCCGGGGGATGGCGGTCGCCGGATGCCGGGGACGGCGGGCCACATGCCGGCGTGACCGCCCCCCGGGCCGTGCCGGGTCGCGGTCGGGCCCGTCCGCCCCGCCCCCCACCTCCATCCCCCGATCCCCTGCCGGCCCCCATCCGCCCCCTCGCATCCGGCATCCCCCGTCGTTCCCCGGGGCCCGGGCCATCGCCGCCCGCTTGAGCCCCGGCCGCCCCCCGTCGTACGCTGGAGGGCCGTCGGCTTGCGAGAGCGAGCGGGGCCCCCAGATCCGCCGCCGGGAGGTTGAACATGAAGGCGATCGTCCTCCGCGAATTCGGCCAGATCGACCACTTCCGCCTCGAGGACATGCCCGACCCGACCCCGGGCCCCGGCGAGGTGGTGGTGCGGCTCCGGGCCGCGGCCCTGAACCACCGGGATCTGTGGATCTCCCGGGGCAAGTACCCCAACGTCACGCTCCCCGCCGTGCTCGGCTCCGACGGCGCCGGGCAGGTGGCGAGCCTGGGGGAGGGGGTCGAGGGCCTCCGCACCGGCCAGGATGTGGTCATCAACCCGAGCCTCGACTGGGGGCCCGACCCCCGGGTGCAGGGGGATCGCTTCCGGATCCTCGGCATGCCCGACCACGGTACCTTCGCCGAGCTGATCGCCGTCCCGGCCGAGAACGTCGTG carries:
- a CDS encoding methyltransferase domain-containing protein; translated protein: MADATGRRRVSLTMIVRDEERDLPRCLGSVADLVDEVVVVDTGSADRSRQVAAGFGARVVEFSWVDHFAEARNAAIDHATGDWILWLDADDRLDEPNRDRLRSLIARLGDEPAGYLMRQVNSVAEAPGERVVFDRVHLFPRRPEVRWERRVHEQILPSLERLGARVIATDIAFEHEGYRDPATHRRKAERNLRLLERERSERPGDGFTLFNLAWTLHVLGRLDEAMAIWPEARARSTPTISYLRKLYSLWARDAHALGRPDEALAICREGRAALPDDDELTFLEALLLRERGDPSGAETLLNRLISGPAPSYLTAGYNPGIRGHRARHNLAEICRERGRDADAETHWRAASAEAPHFGPSWRGLAELYLAHGFHDAARQATDQLARCPGGADAAEDLRRRLGDGAGPGARDDGPPSPPPPPMRAGPGAGWARVGSGPKEATPAPSPPPAPRARGAGGGMAETGVGTAPAASLRAIPDPPGAAESLARADRELAAGRVEEAEAIYRELLDEGYLEGLMAYRLGTIADARGDFDEATRLHRLAVVADPGLAARVAPEGAPHRLAVTARAYRAEPAPACPVCGASDRETIRVVNCLAADSTPTAIDPVRRWARCLGCGHGMADPRPTPAALAEALASPPPPHLVTWNYESLRKASAVVHRLRSRRPGGRLLDVGAAGGVMAGAAAELGFEVSALEVNPAFEESIRRFGVELLRGDLLGFPFGGRRFEVVLLGDVIEHLPDPRRGLEVVASLLEPGGLAWVSTPNRDGAWARALGPRDPMWRVAEHLHFFTRSGLHRLMAEVGLAPVDYRLSGRYLGCGETTAERAGAVPSG